The following DNA comes from Microbacterium terregens.
GGGATGCTCAGCGAGAACACGACGAGCGAGGCCACCAGGCAGCGCACCCAGCCGACGGGTGTGTCGAGCAGTCGGCGCGACACCCAGGTGGCGGCGGCGGCGAACGCGAGCGCTACCAGCGCAAATGCGAGCCAGGCGGGCATGCCTGAGATTCTGTCAGGACTCGGGCGCTCGCGCGCCCTTGTTCGTCAGTCCTCGGCGGGTGTGACCGCGGCGGCGGCCTGATCCTCGGTCGTGGCGACCAGCTGTCCGCACGCGCCGTCGATCTCCTTGCCACGGGTGTCGCGGAGGGTCGTCGGGATTCCGGCATCGTTGAGCCGGCGGACGAACTCGTTCTGCACGCTGACCTCGGACGCGGTCCAGATCGAGCCCGGCGTCGGGTTGAGCGGGATCGGATTCACGTGGACCCAGCCCCGGCCGCGCGCGTTGAGCTTCTCGGCCAGCAGGTCGGCGCGCCATCCGTGATCGTTCATGTCCTTGATCAGCGCGTATTCGATCGACACGCGCCGACCGGTCTTGTCGAAGTAGTTGCGCGCCGCGTCCAGCGCCTCGTCGACCTTCCAGCGGGAGTTGACCGGGATCAGCTCGTCCCGCAACGTGTCATCGGGCGCGTGCAGCGAGAGCGCGAACGTCACCGGGATGTCCTCGTTCGCAAGCTTGATGATCGCCGGCACGAGCCCGACCGTCGACACGGTGATGCCCCGCGCACTCATCCCGAGCCCGTGCTTCTTGTCGGTCATGACGCGCACGGCCTGCATCACGCGCGCGTAGTTGGCCAGCGGCTCGCCCATGCCCATGAACACGATGTTGCTGACCCGCTCGGCGGAGTGGTCGTCCTTCTTCTTGCCGCCCAGTCCCCCGTCGGCGATGAGCCGGTTCGCGCGCACGATCTGCTCGACGATCTCGGCCGCCGACATGTTGCGCGTGAGGCCTGCCTGGCCGGTCGCGCAGAACGGGCAGTTCATGCCGCACCCCGCCTGGGACGAGACGCACAGCGTGATGCGTCCCGGGTAGCGCATGAGCACCGACTCCACCAGCGCGCCGTCGTGCAGCTTCCACAGGAATTTGATGGTGTCGCCACGGTCGGTCTCGAGCCGTCGCACCTCCGTCAGCAGTGGAGGCAGCATCCCGTGGACGAACTCTTCGCGGCCGGCGGCGGGCAGGTCGCTCATGGCGGCAGGGTCGTGGGTCCAGTGCGTGAAGTAGTGCGTCTCGAGCTGCTTGGCGCGGAACCCCGGCATCCCGAGCTCCTGCACCTTGGCCACACGCTCTTCGGGCGTCAGATCGGCGAGGTGCACCGGGGGCTTGCCGCGCTTGGGACTGGCGAACTGCAGGAGGGGGCGGCCGGTGGCGTCCTTCTTCTGCGACCAGCCTTCGGTCTTCGGCCGCACCTGGGTTACAGCGCCGGCCGCAGCCGTCGCCGGACGCGCCTGACGAATGGGGGTCTCGGGCGTGGCGGTCATGGTCCCAGGGTAGGCGACCCACCTGCGCAACGGCTGGCGGACAGCCCGCCGGGCGCGGGTGGACGGCTATCGTGTGGATGTGGTTCCGCCGGACAGTCTCGCCGCCTTCGTCGTCGCCTCGATCGTGCTCATCGTGATCCCCGGCCCGAGCGTGCTGTTCACGATCGGACGCGCCCTCGCGCTCGGGCGCATCGGCGGGCTGCTGAGCGTGCTCGGCAACGCGCTCGGGCTCCTGCCGGTCATCGGACTGGTCGCACTCGGCGTCGGCGGACTCGTCGCGCAGTCCGTGATCCTGTTCACGATCGTCAAGATCGCCGGTGCGCTGTACCTGATGTTCCTCGGAGTGCAGGCGATCCGGCACCGCAACCGCGCCGCAGCGGCGGCAACGGCGGGCGCGTTGCCGCGCTCGCACTGGCGACAGCTCGGCGAGGGTTTCGTGGTGGGCATCACCAACCCGAAGACCATCGCATTCTTCGTCGCCGTGCTGCCGCAGTTCGTCGACCTTCAGTCCGGCTCGGTGCCGCTGCAGATGCTCGAGCTCGGGCTCATCTTCTTCGTGATCGCCCTTCTCTCAGACGCGGTGTGGGCGCTCGCGGCGTCGGCCGCCCGTTCCTGGTTCGGCAAGTCGCCGAAGCGCATCGCGGCCCTGTCGGCCACCGGCGGCGGGCTCATGATCGGCCTCGGCGGCATCCTGCTGCTCACCGGCAACGAGCACTGAGCCGCGCCCGCGGCCGCGAGACTGGATAGACGCCGCGAGACAGAGTGCGTTCACCCCCGTCTCGTGGCGTCTATCCGGTCTCGCGGTCAGAAGGGTGGGCTACAGGAAGATGTCGGGGAACAGGCGGGCGTCGGGAGTGCCGGGTACCGCCGCGTACGGCGCGAAGTCGGTGATCCCGGCATCCGTCAGCACGTCCTCGACGATGAGGGTCTGCCCGGTGCACTCGCCTGCCGGGCGGATGAGCACCTGATAGGCCGCATCCGCGTAGATCTGCGGTGTGCGGCTCGCGGCCATCACCAGATCGCCGCCGAGCAGATTCTGCACCGCCGCGGTCGCGATCGTCGTCCGCGGCCAGAGCGTGTTGGCCGCGATCCCGTCCTTCGAGAACTCCGCGGCGAACCCGAGCGTCACCATGGTCATGCCGTATTTGGCGAGGGTGTAGCCCGTGTGCGCGCCGAGCCACTTCGGGTCCAGGTTCAGCGGCGGCGAGAGCGAGAGGATGTGCGGGTTCTCGGCATCGCGCAGCATCGGAACGGCCGCCTGC
Coding sequences within:
- the rlmN gene encoding 23S rRNA (adenine(2503)-C(2))-methyltransferase RlmN, whose product is MTATPETPIRQARPATAAAGAVTQVRPKTEGWSQKKDATGRPLLQFASPKRGKPPVHLADLTPEERVAKVQELGMPGFRAKQLETHYFTHWTHDPAAMSDLPAAGREEFVHGMLPPLLTEVRRLETDRGDTIKFLWKLHDGALVESVLMRYPGRITLCVSSQAGCGMNCPFCATGQAGLTRNMSAAEIVEQIVRANRLIADGGLGGKKKDDHSAERVSNIVFMGMGEPLANYARVMQAVRVMTDKKHGLGMSARGITVSTVGLVPAIIKLANEDIPVTFALSLHAPDDTLRDELIPVNSRWKVDEALDAARNYFDKTGRRVSIEYALIKDMNDHGWRADLLAEKLNARGRGWVHVNPIPLNPTPGSIWTASEVSVQNEFVRRLNDAGIPTTLRDTRGKEIDGACGQLVATTEDQAAAAVTPAED
- a CDS encoding LysE family translocator, with translation MVPPDSLAAFVVASIVLIVIPGPSVLFTIGRALALGRIGGLLSVLGNALGLLPVIGLVALGVGGLVAQSVILFTIVKIAGALYLMFLGVQAIRHRNRAAAAATAGALPRSHWRQLGEGFVVGITNPKTIAFFVAVLPQFVDLQSGSVPLQMLELGLIFFVIALLSDAVWALAASAARSWFGKSPKRIAALSATGGGLMIGLGGILLLTGNEH
- a CDS encoding NAD(P)-dependent oxidoreductase → MTDKPLAGKTILMSGGSRGIGLAIALRAAGDGANIALLAKTDSPHPKLEGTVHSAAEQIRAAGGNALPIVGDVRNDDDITEAVLKTQGEFGGIDIVVNNASVIDLSRSLELTAKKYDLMQDVNVRGTFMLSQAAVPMLRDAENPHILSLSPPLNLDPKWLGAHTGYTLAKYGMTMVTLGFAAEFSKDGIAANTLWPRTTIATAAVQNLLGGDLVMAASRTPQIYADAAYQVLIRPAGECTGQTLIVEDVLTDAGITDFAPYAAVPGTPDARLFPDIFL